DNA sequence from the Corynebacterium freneyi genome:
GGTGACGAGCTGCACGTCACCGAGATCCCGGACAACGTGTACGAGTCCCTGCGCACCAACAAGGCCCGCGAGGTCCACGTGTTCGGCCGCCGCGGCCCGGCGCAGGCGAAGTTCACCCCGCTGGAGCTCAAGGAGCTGGACCAGTCCCCGACCATCGAGGTCGTGGTCAATCCCGAGGACATCGACTACGACGCGGCGTCGGAGTCGAACCGCCGCGAGTCGAAGATCGTCGATCAGGTGTGCTCGATCATCGAGAACTACGCCATCCGCGAGCCGAAGAACGCCCCGCACAAGCTGTACATCCACTTCTTCGAGTCGCCGGTGGAGATCCTCGGCGAGGACGGCAAGGTGTCGGGCATCCGCACCGAGCGCATGGAGCTCGACGGCAGGGGCGGCGTCCGCGGCACGGGCGAGTTCACCGATTGGCCGGTCGGCGCCGTCTACCGCGCGGTGGGCTACCGCTCGGATGCGCTGCCGGGCATTCCGTTCGACGACCGCAAGGCCGTCATCCCCAACGACGGCGGCCGCGTGCTGGAGGGCACCGACGAGGGTGCCGAGCACATCACGGGCCTGTACACGACGGGCTGGATCAAGCGTGGCCCGGTCGGCCTGATCGGCAACACCAAGGGCGACGCCAACGAGACCGTCGCGAACCTGCTGGAGGACTTCGACGCCGGCAACGTCTTCACCCCGTCGAAGCCGGGCGAGGACGAGGCGCTGGCGTTCCTGGAGTCCAAGGGCCTGCCGTACGTGACCTGGGACGGCTGGTACTCCCTGGACGCCGCCGAGCGGAAGCTGGGCGAGGCCGAGGGCCGCGAGCGCAAGAAGATCGTCGAGTGGGACGACATGGTGGAGGCCTCCCGCGGCGAGTAGCCGCCCGGCGTTCCCCGGTCCTCCCCGACCGCCCGCGTCCGCGCTTATGCGTGGGCGCGGGCGGGCGCCTTTTCCAGCCACCGCGCGACCACGACGTCGGCGAGCAGCTCCCCCAACGGTTCGCCGCAGGTGACGCCGGGCAGGCCGGCGGCGCGGTCGACGACCCGGTCCCACAGCAGCCCGGGGGCGGTGAACAGGGGCAGGATGACGGTGCCCCGGCTTTTGCGCGTGACGACGAGCCCGTCGACCGCCGATGCCGCCGAGGGCTGCCCGGAGCCGACGGAAAACGCCGCCCGCACGGTGCCGGGGAGCATGCCGTCGAGGTCGGCGGCGACGCGGTGGACGGCGTCGTTGGCGGCCTGATCGCCGGAACCGACCGCGACGAGGAGCACATCGTCGCGGGGGTCGGCGGCGGTGGCCAGGAACGACCGGACGACCGCCTTCTTCACCCCGGCGCCGAGA
Encoded proteins:
- a CDS encoding FAD-dependent oxidoreductase — translated: MSRPLRVAIVGSGPAGVYASDALMKSGREVSIDLYEKMPAPFGLIRYGVAPDHPRIKGIIRSLHRVLDKPEVRLIANVEFGKDITLDEMKELYDAVVFATGAVGDRDLDVPGADLEGHHGAGEFVGFYDGNPLFKRDWDLSAESVAVVGVGNVGLDVARILAKTGDELHVTEIPDNVYESLRTNKAREVHVFGRRGPAQAKFTPLELKELDQSPTIEVVVNPEDIDYDAASESNRRESKIVDQVCSIIENYAIREPKNAPHKLYIHFFESPVEILGEDGKVSGIRTERMELDGRGGVRGTGEFTDWPVGAVYRAVGYRSDALPGIPFDDRKAVIPNDGGRVLEGTDEGAEHITGLYTTGWIKRGPVGLIGNTKGDANETVANLLEDFDAGNVFTPSKPGEDEALAFLESKGLPYVTWDGWYSLDAAERKLGEAEGRERKKIVEWDDMVEASRGE
- a CDS encoding sirohydrochlorin chelatase; protein product: MTALILVAHGSRHPGTEPCLNALAGAIRGRVAAEEVRVAWLELIDPSLGALCDEFAARGIRDAVIVPLLFTEAFHRTVDLPAQAAAAQEASGVRLDVRDGIGLGAGVKKAVVRSFLATAADPRDDVLLVAVGSGDQAANDAVHRVAADLDGMLPGTVRAAFSVGSGQPSAASAVDGLVVTRKSRGTVILPLFTAPGLLWDRVVDRAAGLPGVTCGEPLGELLADVVVARWLEKAPARAHA